GCGCGTCGCGCGCGGCGCGCGCTTCCATCGCGGCGTGTTCTTCGCGCCACCGGTCCGGCACCGGATTGCGCACACGGTCGAGCGCACGCTGCATCGCGAGCGGGTAGTTCTGGTTGCCGGCCGTCGTCGCGCGATAGCCGGCACGCGTCATCTGCATCAGTTGCGCGTCGGTTTCGGCGCGCGCCGCCGACCAGCTCAGTCGCGCAACATTCGGCGCCCCGTCGGGGCCGGCCGACTGCGCAAAGCTGACGGCGGGCAATGCAACGAGTGCGCAGGAAAGAAAAGCAACGGGAACGAGGGATCGCATAGTGGCCTCCAGATGGTTGTCCCCGCATCGATCGTGATCGTCGATGCGTTGAAACCATCGTATGTCGCGTCGCATTCCGCTTGAATAGCCGAATCCGCAATTGATATTTTCGGCTTTGAAATCCGGCGTACAAGCAGCGTCATTCGCCAATCCCGCCGAACCGGAATTTCTTTATTTCATTCAACTACCTGATCGCATTTTTGCCGGTGATCCGAAGCGGTGCACGCACCGCTTTTTCAATTTCTGAAATGGCGTGTTGCCTGTGCGATGCCGGCCAATGCACGTGCCGGCAGGGCTTCCTGCGTGATATCGCGCATGCGGATACCACGGGAAAGGGTTTCATCGGATAAAACGGTTCTTCTGATACAGGACAAATCATCCGCACCGGATTGCCGGATCGTGACACGGCGCACTCGGCGAGGACGCGCGATAATCACTCATCGGCCGTTTCGCACGGCGCTCATGCATTCCCTCTTTCATCGAGTCCATCCATGGCTGCCCTCGACCCCACCGCCATCGACAGTTGGCACGCACACGTCTATTTCGACGCGGACAGCCGCGACGCGGCCTGGGCGTTTCGCCAGATCGTCGACGAGCGGTTCGGCGCGATCATCGAACTCGGCCGCTTTCACGAACGCCCGGTCGGCCCGCATCCGGCGTGGTCGTACCAGATCGCGTTCGACGCCGCGCGATTCGACGAAATCGTGCCGTGGCTCGTGCTGAACCACGGCGCGCTCGACATCTTCCTGCATCCGAATACGCGCGACGAGCTGCGCGACCATCGCGATTGCGCGGTGTGGATCGGCAAGTCGTATGCGCTGAATCTCGACGCGCTGGCCGGATAACCACCGGCGAGAAGCCGCCCTCGGCGGCGGCGAGGCACGCCGCCGCGCGTGCTCACCCGATGTCGCTCACCCGGTCGAGGCCGGTCATCCGTTCGAGATTCGCGTTCACGCGGCCGAGCAA
The sequence above is drawn from the Burkholderia stabilis genome and encodes:
- a CDS encoding DOPA 4,5-dioxygenase family protein, with the translated sequence MAALDPTAIDSWHAHVYFDADSRDAAWAFRQIVDERFGAIIELGRFHERPVGPHPAWSYQIAFDAARFDEIVPWLVLNHGALDIFLHPNTRDELRDHRDCAVWIGKSYALNLDALAG